In Paenibacillus sp. FSL M7-0420, a single genomic region encodes these proteins:
- a CDS encoding MarR family winged helix-turn-helix transcriptional regulator: MTNPPSNDLINSWLSLSLIQMKVAAVLEAKLTENYELSLKEFYVLLFLSEAPEQKLKLQQLESMVGLSQSAVSRLVSRFEAKGCGALERKSCEADRRSIYTSLTAIGQDKVDRAKQTVNEVLQEAFPVDDTQQLLKQLIRLKQS, from the coding sequence ATGACTAACCCCCCTTCAAATGATCTGATTAACAGCTGGTTATCGCTCTCTCTGATACAGATGAAGGTGGCCGCAGTCCTTGAAGCGAAGCTGACCGAGAACTATGAGTTATCGCTTAAGGAATTCTATGTATTGCTGTTTCTGTCCGAAGCCCCTGAGCAAAAGCTGAAGCTCCAGCAGCTGGAATCGATGGTCGGGCTTAGCCAGAGTGCTGTGTCCCGGCTGGTCAGCCGCTTCGAAGCCAAGGGCTGCGGAGCGCTGGAGCGCAAGTCCTGCGAGGCAGACCGCAGAAGCATCTATACGTCCCTGACTGCCATTGGGCAAGATAAGGTTGACCGGGCGAAGCAGACCGTTAATGAAGTGCTGCAGGAAGCCTTTCCTGTAGACGACACGCAGCAGCTGCTGAAGCAGCTTATCCGGCTGAAGCAATCCTAG
- a CDS encoding NADH:flavin oxidoreductase/NADH oxidase: MTKDLFTPYEYKNLKLKNRVVMPPMCQYSVTNKDGIANDWHYNHYVSRAVGGTGLIIVEMADVDPDGRITDYDLGVWSDEQIPALARIVEASHAHGAKIGIQVAHAGRKAEDAKVPVSSSAIPFDGNSKTPHALTTEEVQEMVQKFKRGVERAVQAGFDTIELHGAHGYLIHQFHSPLTNKRTDEYGQDLTLFGREVITAAKSVMPEDMPLIMRISAREYVKGGYGLQEGLEISRAYKEAGADIFHISSGGEGAADAENGPGNHAAYQLPLARTIREELNVPVIAVGRLDEAVLANAVISNEEADLVAVGRGMLRNPYWTLEAGVTLRKDADIPKQYTLGFPR, translated from the coding sequence CGGGTGGTGATGCCGCCCATGTGCCAATATTCAGTTACCAATAAGGATGGCATCGCTAACGACTGGCATTACAACCACTATGTAAGCCGCGCTGTCGGCGGCACTGGACTGATCATTGTCGAGATGGCGGATGTGGACCCGGACGGCCGGATTACCGATTATGATCTGGGCGTCTGGTCTGATGAGCAGATTCCTGCGCTGGCGCGGATTGTGGAAGCCAGTCATGCCCATGGAGCCAAAATCGGAATTCAGGTGGCCCATGCCGGGCGCAAAGCGGAGGATGCCAAAGTTCCTGTCTCCTCTTCGGCTATTCCTTTTGACGGCAACTCCAAGACTCCTCATGCCCTGACGACAGAGGAAGTACAAGAAATGGTCCAGAAATTCAAACGGGGCGTAGAGCGTGCGGTTCAGGCCGGGTTCGACACTATTGAGCTGCACGGCGCCCACGGTTATCTGATTCACCAGTTCCACTCGCCGTTGACCAACAAACGGACTGATGAGTACGGACAGGACCTGACCTTGTTCGGCCGGGAGGTAATCACTGCCGCCAAGAGCGTGATGCCTGAGGATATGCCGCTGATCATGCGGATTTCCGCCAGAGAATATGTGAAAGGCGGCTACGGCCTCCAAGAAGGTCTGGAGATCAGCAGAGCCTATAAGGAAGCCGGAGCCGATATTTTCCATATCAGTTCAGGCGGTGAGGGAGCAGCTGACGCAGAGAATGGACCGGGCAACCATGCAGCCTATCAGTTACCGCTGGCAAGAACCATCCGCGAGGAGCTGAACGTGCCGGTGATTGCTGTCGGCCGGTTGGATGAAGCGGTTCTTGCCAACGCCGTCATTAGCAATGAAGAAGCTGACTTGGTAGCGGTGGGCCGGGGAATGCTCCGTAATCCTTACTGGACGCTGGAAGCCGGTGTGACGCTGCGCAAAGACGCAGATATACCTAAGCAGTACACATTAGGATTCCCGCGTTAA
- the ung gene encoding uracil-DNA glycosylase, producing MFGNDWDEVLQEETQKPYFEELRYALAREYKQYTVYPPKDKLFSALKLTPYSKTRVVILGQDPYHGAGQAHGLSFSVEPGVRIPPSLRNIYAELHSDLGLEVPGHGSLLHWAEEGVLMLNAVLTVREGQPNSHKGLGWETFTDAIMEKLNERTEPMVFILWGSHAQLKGAVVDRSRHKVIQSPHPSPFSAHRGFLGSRPFSQANQYLEQHGLKGIDWSIPKV from the coding sequence ATGTTTGGCAACGATTGGGATGAAGTGCTGCAGGAAGAGACGCAGAAGCCTTACTTTGAGGAATTGCGCTATGCCCTGGCACGCGAGTACAAGCAGTATACAGTCTATCCCCCGAAGGACAAGCTGTTCTCGGCGCTGAAGCTGACGCCTTACAGTAAGACCCGGGTAGTCATTCTGGGACAGGACCCTTATCACGGCGCCGGACAGGCCCATGGCCTTAGCTTCTCGGTAGAGCCGGGTGTAAGGATTCCGCCGTCTCTGCGCAATATCTACGCTGAGCTGCACAGTGATCTCGGGTTGGAGGTGCCGGGCCACGGATCGCTGCTGCACTGGGCGGAAGAGGGTGTGCTGATGCTCAATGCCGTACTGACAGTACGCGAGGGCCAGCCGAATTCGCATAAGGGGCTGGGCTGGGAGACCTTCACGGATGCCATTATGGAGAAGCTGAACGAGCGGACGGAACCGATGGTCTTCATCCTGTGGGGCAGCCATGCCCAGCTTAAGGGCGCGGTAGTTGACCGCAGCAGACACAAGGTGATCCAGTCCCCGCACCCGAGCCCGTTCTCAGCACACCGCGGATTTCTCGGCAGCCGCCCGTTCTCTCAGGCCAACCAGTATCTGGAGCAGCATGGGCTTAAGGGCATAGACTGGTCCATACCGAAGGTATAA
- a CDS encoding DeoR/GlpR family DNA-binding transcription regulator: protein MFEEERKRMILLFVEKHTRASVQELGQELSVSESTIRRDLKELEEARLLKRTHGGAVSLQSVNFEAAVTDKEDRFLEEKLRIAGKAVEMIEDGDAILLDGGTTTLQIARALKSFRNLKVITNSIMALNELKDCRHIEVSITGGMLRPDTMAFVGPMTERSLDMVRVDKAFLGTNGLDIREGITTPNMLEAATKRKMIAVAKQTILLADHSKIGQISFCKVADLQEMDHCILDKGTPDSFRRQLEKLDVDYTLV, encoded by the coding sequence ATGTTTGAAGAAGAACGCAAACGGATGATTCTGCTGTTTGTCGAGAAGCACACAAGAGCCTCGGTTCAGGAGCTGGGCCAGGAGCTGTCCGTCTCGGAATCGACCATCCGCCGGGACCTCAAGGAGCTGGAGGAAGCGCGGCTGCTGAAGCGTACGCATGGCGGGGCAGTATCCCTGCAGAGTGTGAACTTTGAAGCGGCGGTTACGGACAAGGAAGACCGGTTCCTGGAAGAGAAGCTGCGGATTGCCGGGAAGGCTGTGGAGATGATTGAGGATGGTGATGCCATTCTCCTTGACGGAGGTACCACTACCCTGCAGATTGCCCGGGCGCTGAAATCGTTCCGCAATCTCAAGGTCATTACCAACTCAATCATGGCGCTGAACGAGCTGAAGGACTGCCGCCATATTGAGGTGTCTATTACAGGCGGGATGCTAAGGCCGGACACCATGGCTTTTGTCGGACCGATGACCGAACGCTCGCTGGATATGGTGCGGGTGGATAAGGCTTTCCTTGGCACCAACGGGCTGGATATCCGTGAAGGGATTACGACGCCGAATATGCTGGAAGCGGCCACCAAGCGCAAAATGATCGCTGTAGCGAAGCAGACGATCCTGCTGGCCGACCATAGCAAGATCGGGCAGATCTCCTTCTGCAAGGTTGCAGATCTGCAGGAGATGGATCACTGCATTCTGGATAAGGGCACACCGGATAGCTTCAGGAGGCAGCTTGAGAAGCTGGATGTGGATTATACACTGGTGTGA
- a CDS encoding PQ-loop domain-containing transporter yields the protein MVFTVMQLVGGLILSVGWIPQIVQILRTRSVADLSLKSYLLMLLGIALMEAYAVNLAAQGVGFAFLITNSLSLAVVTTVVLLIIR from the coding sequence ATGGTGTTCACAGTTATGCAGCTGGTTGGCGGTCTTATTCTCTCTGTAGGCTGGATTCCGCAGATTGTGCAGATCCTCAGGACCCGTTCTGTTGCAGATCTCAGTCTGAAATCTTACCTGCTGATGCTGCTGGGCATCGCACTTATGGAGGCTTATGCGGTTAACCTGGCCGCGCAGGGGGTCGGATTTGCTTTTCTGATCACCAATTCCTTATCACTAGCCGTTGTAACAACGGTAGTCCTGCTGATTATCCGCTAA
- a CDS encoding AI-2E family transporter: protein MLQSKYFRTCLAIIAFLTILYLGSKVIFLFTPLVSIIQLLLVPMMLSGFMYYLLRPIVNYLGTKNVNRGLSVLLIYLVFAGLFVLFWVLVWPTLREQIQNFIDNTPYLVEGIQNQFNKLQNDPSLSRFFKGDTDVTTRLTEYLNSAINWVTNSMSNLITVISSIVVVIATLPIILYYMLKDGHKLSPILQGLIPKKYRKEGQEMFKDIDSALSGFIVTRVLLNVVLGILLYIGFLLIGLPYSLLLAVISIPLNFIPYVGSLLAAVPVVIVGFIESPSLAIWSAVVILIAQQIQDNVLSPVIYGKSLDVHPLTTVLLVLVGGDFYGLICVLIALPVYMIIKIIFLRIYEIIVAERVDQPVPEPGAPPGIEIEIVKDDKV from the coding sequence GTGCTTCAAAGCAAGTATTTTCGGACCTGCCTGGCCATTATCGCCTTTTTGACGATTCTGTACCTGGGCTCGAAGGTCATTTTTCTGTTCACACCGCTGGTATCTATCATTCAACTGCTGCTCGTACCCATGATGCTGTCGGGCTTTATGTATTATCTTCTGCGGCCGATTGTCAACTATCTGGGGACCAAAAATGTTAACCGCGGGCTGTCCGTCCTGCTGATTTATCTTGTGTTCGCCGGACTGTTCGTCTTATTCTGGGTGCTGGTCTGGCCTACACTGCGCGAGCAAATCCAGAATTTCATCGACAATACGCCATATCTGGTCGAGGGTATACAAAACCAGTTCAACAAACTGCAGAACGACCCGTCACTCTCCCGCTTCTTCAAGGGTGACACGGATGTGACCACACGCCTGACGGAGTATTTGAACAGTGCCATTAACTGGGTGACCAATTCGATGTCCAACCTGATCACAGTGATCTCCAGTATTGTCGTGGTTATCGCTACCCTGCCGATCATTCTCTATTACATGCTGAAGGACGGGCACAAGCTGTCCCCGATTCTTCAGGGCCTGATTCCGAAGAAATACCGCAAGGAAGGCCAGGAGATGTTCAAGGATATCGACTCTGCACTCAGCGGCTTCATCGTTACACGTGTCCTGCTTAATGTGGTGCTGGGCATCTTGCTATACATCGGATTTTTGCTGATCGGCCTGCCTTATTCTCTGCTGCTCGCCGTGATCTCCATCCCGCTGAATTTCATTCCCTATGTGGGCTCGCTGCTGGCGGCGGTTCCCGTTGTTATCGTGGGGTTCATCGAATCGCCTTCACTCGCGATCTGGTCAGCCGTCGTCATTCTGATCGCGCAGCAGATTCAGGATAACGTGCTGTCACCGGTCATCTATGGCAAGTCGCTGGATGTTCACCCGCTCACAACAGTGCTGCTTGTACTCGTGGGGGGCGACTTCTATGGACTGATCTGCGTCCTCATTGCGCTTCCGGTCTATATGATTATCAAAATCATCTTCCTGCGCATTTACGAGATCATTGTCGCCGAGCGGGTGGATCAACCCGTACCCGAGCCAGGTGCTCCGCCGGGGATTGAGATTGAGATCGTCAAGGACGATAAGGTATAG
- a CDS encoding YitT family protein: MRKQDSGMSLPLRLAIILTGTLLLAFTYYHINYQNHLTEGGFVGLSLLGKYVLGISPSLSILILDIPVLIIAIIFKGKSFVVNTFISVVAFTVFYGLMERYSGWVIDLQDNLPVAALLSGVLTGLGAGMVLLGGGASGGDDILSVLISEWKGIKVGTVFILMDVIVLAFSLFYMPLRETLYTVMAVVVAGYVITFTTSLGRRKLVQAPKIPSALAKTQEGTVNVNNAM; the protein is encoded by the coding sequence ATGAGGAAACAAGACAGTGGCATGAGTTTGCCGCTCCGGTTAGCTATTATTTTGACCGGAACACTATTGCTTGCATTTACGTATTATCACATTAATTATCAGAACCACTTGACCGAAGGCGGATTCGTAGGATTGTCGCTGCTCGGCAAGTATGTACTGGGGATTTCACCATCACTTAGCATCCTGATTTTGGACATTCCGGTACTCATCATCGCAATCATTTTCAAAGGAAAATCATTCGTAGTGAACACCTTCATCTCCGTAGTGGCCTTCACGGTATTCTACGGGCTGATGGAACGCTATTCCGGCTGGGTTATTGACCTGCAGGATAACTTGCCGGTTGCGGCGCTGTTGTCCGGGGTATTGACAGGTCTGGGCGCAGGAATGGTCCTGCTGGGCGGCGGGGCGAGCGGCGGGGACGATATTTTGTCCGTGCTGATCAGTGAATGGAAAGGTATTAAGGTAGGAACCGTATTTATCCTGATGGATGTAATCGTTCTGGCTTTCTCCCTCTTCTATATGCCGTTAAGAGAAACCCTGTACACTGTGATGGCTGTAGTTGTAGCCGGTTATGTAATCACTTTTACAACCTCTCTGGGCAGACGGAAGCTGGTTCAGGCACCTAAGATTCCGTCCGCACTTGCCAAGACTCAGGAAGGTACAGTGAATGTGAATAATGCAATGTGA
- a CDS encoding PTS fructose transporter subunit IIABC, whose amino-acid sequence MKITDLMIQETMIMELQATTKEGVIDELIASLAASGRITDAKLFKEKILEREAQSSTGIGGGIAMPHAKTKAVSEATVVFAKSSAGIDFASLDEAPAHIFFLIAAPDGAGNMHLRTLAALSRLLIESEFIEQIMSAKTPAEVSALFDAKQAEAEAQAEAEAKAAAVKAAPKAAAPQAEPARIITGNPDSQSFVVAVTACPTGIAHTYMAEDALKKKAKEMGVNIRVETNGSEGAQNVLTADEIARASGVIVAADKNVEMERFSGKPVLQRPVSDGIRKSEELIRIAVAGDAPIYRGSGRNEEGSAPVKSGSIGSKIYKDLMNGISHMLPFVVGGGILLAISFLIEQVASPDNPLVKLLQSIGGGDGAFHFLIPILAGFIAMSIGDRPALMPGMVGGLMALNSNSGFLGGLAAGFLAGYVVIMLRRAFSGLPRTLDGLKPILLYPVFSLLITGAVMFFLFDPLFSWINGGLTDALNNLGTGNKILLGLVLGGMMAIDMGGPFNKAAYTFAIGVFTSSGNTNGMMMAAVMAGGMVPPLAIALATSFFKNKFTETERKSGVTNYVLGLSFITEGAIPFAAADPLRVLTSCILGSAVAGGLTQLWNLNVPAPHGGVFVAFLSSNAALFLLAVLIGSVISGLILGLWKKPITAK is encoded by the coding sequence ATGAAAATTACAGATTTAATGATACAGGAAACGATGATTATGGAGCTGCAGGCGACAACGAAGGAAGGGGTCATTGACGAGCTGATTGCCAGCCTCGCGGCCAGCGGACGCATCACGGATGCGAAGCTGTTCAAGGAGAAGATTCTGGAGCGTGAAGCCCAGTCCAGCACAGGCATCGGCGGAGGCATTGCTATGCCTCATGCCAAGACCAAGGCCGTTAGCGAAGCAACAGTAGTCTTTGCGAAGAGCAGCGCCGGAATTGATTTTGCCTCCCTGGATGAAGCGCCGGCCCACATCTTCTTCTTGATCGCCGCGCCGGACGGAGCTGGAAATATGCACCTGCGGACACTCGCTGCACTGTCCAGGTTGCTCATTGAAAGCGAATTCATCGAACAAATCATGAGTGCCAAGACCCCTGCCGAGGTGTCCGCCTTATTCGATGCCAAGCAAGCGGAGGCTGAAGCCCAGGCGGAAGCGGAAGCCAAGGCAGCGGCAGTGAAGGCTGCTCCTAAGGCAGCCGCACCGCAAGCTGAACCGGCACGAATCATTACCGGGAACCCGGATTCACAGAGCTTCGTTGTTGCTGTAACAGCGTGTCCTACAGGTATTGCCCATACCTACATGGCAGAGGATGCCCTCAAGAAGAAGGCCAAGGAGATGGGTGTCAATATCCGTGTCGAAACGAACGGCTCGGAGGGTGCGCAGAATGTGCTGACCGCAGATGAGATCGCCCGGGCCAGCGGGGTCATTGTTGCCGCCGACAAGAACGTGGAGATGGAGCGCTTCAGCGGCAAGCCTGTGCTCCAGCGTCCGGTTAGCGACGGTATCCGCAAGTCAGAAGAGCTGATCCGGATCGCAGTTGCAGGAGATGCGCCTATCTACCGCGGCTCTGGACGCAATGAAGAAGGCTCAGCGCCTGTGAAGTCCGGTTCTATTGGAAGCAAAATCTACAAAGACCTGATGAACGGCATCTCGCATATGCTGCCGTTCGTAGTCGGCGGAGGCATTCTGCTGGCGATCTCCTTCTTGATCGAACAGGTGGCCAGTCCCGACAATCCGCTGGTCAAGCTGCTGCAGAGCATTGGCGGCGGAGACGGAGCCTTCCACTTCCTGATTCCGATCCTTGCCGGATTTATCGCGATGAGCATCGGTGACCGGCCTGCGCTGATGCCGGGTATGGTCGGCGGTCTGATGGCCCTTAACTCTAATTCAGGCTTCCTCGGAGGTCTGGCTGCCGGGTTCCTGGCCGGCTACGTTGTGATTATGCTCCGCAGAGCCTTCTCGGGCCTGCCGCGCACACTGGACGGACTGAAGCCGATTCTGCTCTATCCTGTATTCAGCCTTTTGATTACTGGCGCAGTTATGTTCTTCCTGTTCGATCCGTTATTTAGCTGGATTAACGGAGGATTGACCGATGCGCTTAACAATCTCGGTACTGGCAACAAGATTCTGCTGGGCTTGGTGCTTGGCGGGATGATGGCCATTGATATGGGCGGTCCGTTCAACAAAGCAGCCTACACCTTCGCCATCGGCGTGTTTACATCCAGCGGCAATACAAACGGAATGATGATGGCCGCAGTGATGGCCGGAGGGATGGTGCCTCCGCTGGCGATTGCCCTGGCCACCTCGTTCTTCAAGAATAAATTCACGGAGACCGAACGCAAATCCGGTGTAACCAACTATGTGCTGGGCTTGTCGTTCATCACCGAAGGGGCTATTCCGTTCGCTGCGGCTGATCCGCTGCGGGTGCTCACCTCCTGTATTCTGGGCTCTGCCGTAGCCGGCGGACTTACCCAGTTGTGGAACCTCAACGTTCCCGCACCGCATGGCGGTGTGTTCGTAGCCTTCCTGTCCAGCAATGCCGCGCTGTTTCTGCTGGCCGTGCTGATCGGTTCCGTGATTTCCGGTCTGATCCTGGGGCTCTGGAAGAAGCCGATCACAGCAAAATAA
- a CDS encoding Crp/Fnr family transcriptional regulator — protein MILHRGEVLFRQGDGGQNLFKVKSGLFKVTRLHENGNMVLFNLLYPGETVPHHSLISPKEAHGTAVAMMKSEVELIPAAEWYRELREKPEKVMEIALLLQEKVRFMQTRLDHLTVGTPGERMALLTRWLTEYSHGAQLTDLLTQEEIGQLIGVRRETVNRLLRNPG, from the coding sequence ATGATTCTGCATAGAGGTGAGGTCTTATTCCGCCAGGGTGACGGCGGCCAGAACCTGTTCAAGGTGAAGAGCGGACTGTTCAAGGTCACGAGACTGCATGAGAACGGGAACATGGTATTGTTCAACCTGCTATATCCGGGTGAGACCGTTCCGCATCATTCCCTCATTTCGCCGAAGGAGGCGCATGGAACCGCAGTGGCAATGATGAAAAGTGAGGTCGAGCTGATTCCGGCTGCAGAATGGTACCGGGAGCTGAGGGAGAAGCCTGAGAAGGTGATGGAGATCGCCCTTTTGCTTCAGGAGAAGGTGCGGTTCATGCAGACGAGGCTCGATCATCTCACGGTTGGAACGCCGGGGGAGCGGATGGCCCTGCTGACCCGCTGGCTGACCGAATATTCTCATGGCGCACAGCTCACAGATCTGCTGACACAGGAAGAGATCGGACAATTGATCGGCGTCCGCCGCGAGACCGTCAACCGTCTGCTGCGGAATCCGGGCTGA
- a CDS encoding class I SAM-dependent methyltransferase, translating to MKQNKYDDAGFFENYSQMPRSTGGLEAAGEWEVFRTLLPDLSGKRVLDLGCGFGWHCRYAREQGAASVVGIDLSANMLERARTMTDDPKIEYLQLAIEDAAFGAEQFDTVISSLAIHYVEDFGSLCRQVRHCLKPGGAFVFSVEHPIFTALASQDWHYSPDGKKQHWPVDHYHLEGLRLADFLEHEVAKYHRTTATYLGTLLESGFVLKEMSELQPTPEMLEKNPAWQEETRRPMFLLLSAVKQSTD from the coding sequence ATGAAGCAAAATAAGTATGACGACGCGGGTTTTTTTGAGAATTACAGCCAGATGCCCCGCTCTACGGGCGGACTGGAGGCTGCCGGAGAATGGGAGGTCTTCCGTACCCTGCTGCCTGATCTGTCCGGCAAGCGGGTGCTTGACCTGGGGTGCGGGTTCGGCTGGCACTGCCGGTATGCCCGGGAGCAGGGGGCGGCTTCCGTCGTAGGCATAGATCTCTCCGCCAATATGCTGGAGCGTGCCCGTACGATGACAGACGACCCGAAGATTGAGTATCTCCAGCTCGCGATTGAGGATGCCGCATTCGGGGCAGAGCAATTTGATACCGTGATCAGCTCGCTGGCGATCCACTATGTTGAAGATTTCGGCAGTCTCTGCCGCCAGGTCCGGCATTGCCTGAAGCCCGGGGGAGCCTTTGTCTTCTCTGTGGAGCATCCGATCTTCACCGCGCTCGCCTCGCAGGATTGGCATTACAGCCCGGACGGGAAGAAGCAGCATTGGCCCGTGGACCACTATCATCTGGAAGGGCTAAGGCTGGCTGATTTTCTCGAACACGAGGTTGCCAAATACCACCGGACCACCGCCACCTACCTGGGTACACTGCTCGAATCAGGCTTCGTCCTGAAGGAGATGTCGGAGCTGCAGCCGACCCCTGAGATGCTGGAGAAGAATCCGGCCTGGCAGGAGGAGACGCGGCGTCCAATGTTCCTGCTGCTGTCCGCGGTGAAGCAGTCCACGGACTAA
- the pfkB gene encoding 1-phosphofructokinase, protein MIYTVTLNPSVDYIVEVEELTLGGLNRMKRDMKLPGGKGINVSRVLKQLGVENTATGFLGGFTGGYIDTWLGQEGISGDFVHIADDTRINIKLKAGQETEINGAGPVITETETSSLLLKLEALKPGDIVILSGSTPPSLGGDFYSRLIAVCRQKGAEFVIDTTGQALQDALSRGPLLVKPNHHELAELFGVQISTREEIITYGRKLLTGGAKHVLVSMAGEGALFLTGQEVYHASAPKGQVRNSVGAGDSMIAGFVGTLSLTGNVLEAFRAGVASGSATAFSDDLADRALIEELRPLIAISQL, encoded by the coding sequence ATGATCTATACTGTGACACTCAATCCTTCCGTCGATTATATCGTGGAGGTAGAAGAGTTAACACTAGGCGGACTCAACCGGATGAAGCGCGATATGAAGCTGCCCGGCGGGAAGGGAATCAACGTATCCCGCGTTCTGAAGCAGCTGGGCGTTGAGAATACGGCCACCGGATTTCTGGGCGGCTTCACCGGCGGCTACATTGATACCTGGCTGGGCCAGGAGGGGATCTCCGGCGACTTCGTTCATATTGCGGACGATACCCGGATCAATATCAAGCTTAAGGCCGGGCAGGAGACAGAGATTAACGGAGCCGGGCCTGTCATTACGGAGACCGAGACGTCTTCGCTGCTGCTTAAGCTGGAAGCCCTGAAGCCGGGTGACATTGTGATCCTGTCAGGCAGCACGCCACCTTCGCTGGGTGGAGATTTCTACAGCAGACTGATTGCAGTATGCAGGCAGAAGGGCGCGGAGTTCGTTATTGATACGACCGGGCAGGCCTTGCAGGACGCCTTATCCCGGGGGCCGTTGCTGGTCAAGCCGAATCACCATGAGCTGGCAGAGCTGTTCGGTGTTCAGATCAGTACCAGAGAAGAGATTATCACTTACGGACGCAAGCTTCTTACGGGTGGTGCCAAGCACGTGCTGGTCTCGATGGCTGGCGAAGGCGCATTGTTCCTTACCGGGCAAGAAGTATACCATGCCAGCGCTCCTAAGGGCCAGGTGAGGAATTCAGTAGGTGCGGGAGATTCGATGATTGCCGGATTCGTGGGCACCTTGTCGCTGACAGGGAATGTGCTGGAAGCATTCCGTGCCGGTGTGGCATCAGGAAGTGCCACAGCGTTCTCCGATGATCTGGCAGACCGGGCATTGATTGAAGAGCTTCGTCCGCTTATTGCCATATCTCAGCTATGA